Proteins encoded within one genomic window of Glycine soja cultivar W05 chromosome 1, ASM419377v2, whole genome shotgun sequence:
- the LOC114367621 gene encoding 40S ribosomal protein S3a: MAVGKNKRISKGKKGGKKKAADPFAKKDWYDIKAPSVFQVKNVGKTLVSRTQGTKIASEGLKHRVFEVSLADLQGDEDHAFKKIRLRAEDVQGKNVLTNFWGMDFTTDKLRSLVRKWQTLIEAHVDVKTTDNYTLRMFCIGFTKRRSNQVKRTCYAQSSQVRQIRRKMREIMVNQAAACDLKELVRKFIPEMIGKEIEKATSSIYPLQNVFIRKVKILKAPKFDLGKLMEVHGDYSEDVGAKVDRPADETLAEEATEVVGA; encoded by the exons ATGGCTGTCGGAAAGAATAAGAGGATTTCCAAGGGAAAGAAGGGTGGCAAGAAGAAAGC CGCTGATCCCTTTGCCAAGAAGGACTGGTACGATATCAAGGCCCCTTCCGTCTTTCAGGTCAAGAATGTTGGCAAAACCCTCGTCTCTCGTACCCAGGGAAccaag ATTGCTTCTGAAGGACTCAAACATAGAGTGTTTGAGGTCTCATTGGCTGATCTCCAAGGAGATGAAGACCATGCCTTCAAGAAGATTCGTTTGAGAGCTGAGGATGTTCAAGGGAAAAATGTTCTGACAAACTTTTGG GGAATGGATTTCACAACTGATAAGTTGAGGTCCTTGGTGCGGAAATGGCAAACTTTAATTGAAGCTCATGTGGATGTCAAGACCACTGATAATTATACGTTGAGGATGTTCTGCATTGGCTTTACCAAGAGGCGTAGTAATCAGGTGAAGAGGACCTGTTATGCACAATCAAGCCAAGTCAGACAG ATTCGCAGGAAGATGAGAGAGATAATGGTAAACCAGGCAGCTGCCTGTGATTTGAAAGAATTGGTGCGCAAGTTCATCCCTGAAATGATTGGAAAGGAGATTGAGAAGGCAACATCTAGCATATATCCTCTACAGAATGTGTTTATTCGTAAAGTTAAGATTCTTAAAGCTCCAAAGTTTGATCTAGGAAAACTGATGGAG GTTCATGGTGATTACTCAGAAGATGTTGGTGCCAAGGTGGATAGACCTGCTGATGAAACCTTGGCTGAGGAAGCAACTGAAGTAGTTGGAGCTTGA
- the LOC114405970 gene encoding uncharacterized protein LOC114405970, translating to MDHSRISLRPFKASDADDFLKWGGDDRVTRYLRWNSITSKEEALAYIEKVAIPHPWRQSICVDDCSIGYVSVKPESGDYRCKAHVSYALAAEYWGQGIVAEALRRAIPIVFKKFPEVKRLEALVEEENKGSQRVLHKVGFVMGGVLRKYAFCKGDIKDFLIFSFLATAHD from the coding sequence atggaTCACTCAAGAATCTCTCTGAGGCCATTCAAGGCATCTGATGCGGACGATTTTCTTAAATGGGGTGGTGATGATAGAGTGACACGTTATCTGAGATGGAACTCCATCACATCTAAAGAAGAAGCTTTAGCCTATATAGAGAAGGTTGCTATTCCTCACCCATGGCGTCAATCTATATGTGTGGATGACTGCTCCATTGGATACGTTTCCGTGAAGCCAGAATCGGGTGATTACCGGTGTAAAGCACATGTTAGCTATGCACTGGCTGCGGAATACTGGGGACAAGGGATAGTTGCAGAGGCTTTGAGAAGGGCAATACcaattgtctttaaaaaatttCCGGAAGTGAAGAGACTTGAGGCTTTGGTGGAGGAGGAGAATAAGGGGTCTCAAAGGGTGCTGCACAAAGTTGGTTTTGTCATGGGAGGGGTGCTTAGGAAGTATGCATTTTGTAAAGGGGACATCAAGGATTTCCTTATCTTCAGCTTCTTGGCCACAGCTCATGATTAA
- the LOC114367632 gene encoding uncharacterized protein LOC114367632: MEKAEEESVDLGEICLRPLQVSDLDDLLVWTSDEKVAAFCSWDPYSSKDEGINFIQNIASKFLWCRAICLKDRAIGCISLSSNSEHDKSRSRSAELGYVLGSKYWGKGVATVAVKKVVKAALSELPHLERIEALVDVFNVGSQRVLEKAGFQKEGILRKYIFQKGKPRDMVIFSLLSTDPKPSFP, from the coding sequence ATGGAGAAAGCAGAAGAAGAAAGCGTTGATTTGGGTGAAATATGTCTTCGGCCCCTTCAAGTCTCAGACCTGGATGATCTGTTGGTGTGGACCAGTGATGAAAAGGTTGCGGCTTTTTGCTCTTGGGATCCTTACAGCAGCAAAGACGAGGGCATTAACTTCATCCAGAATATAGCAAGCAAGTTTCTGTGGTGCAGAGCAATATGCCTCAAGGATCGTGCTATTGGCTGTATTTCCCTGTCCTCGAATTCAGAGCACGATAAAAGCAGGAGCAGATCCGCGGAACTAGGGTATGTGCTGGGTTCCAAATACTGGGGCAAAGGGGTTGCCACGGTGGCTGTGAAAAAAGTGGTTAAGGCTGCTTTGTCTGAGTTGCCACACTTGGAGAGGATCGAAGCTCTTGTTGATGTGTTCAATGTTGGGTCTCAGAGAGTGCTGGAGAAAGCTGGTTTCCAAAAGGAGGGGATTCTCAGGAAGTATATCTTCCAAAAGGGAAAACCCAGAGATATGGTCATCTTCAGTCTTCTCTCTACTGATCCCAAGCCTTCATTTCCTTAA
- the LOC114367599 gene encoding protein tesmin/TSO1-like CXC 2 has product MDTPERNQITSTLSKFEDSPVFNYINSLSPIKPVKSVPISQTFNSLSFSSPPSVFTSPHVSCLKESRFLRRHNPLGTSKPKVPSEDVIKVHSSEETLADSTRAHHNSSKLEEENTGKGISVRDASIELSREHIKFSDELPQALKYNCGSPGFDPPPCGDEANSLLELPGEAATDVGYVQEGCKTDSVEVEVRLQEVCQMEPKSEGPDCYWDSLIPDALDMLIFNSPGDAEAFKGLMHKPLASSIRLNEFMSMLPHSTINNGRKMHIVDSDASGSAPEIEDHCSELMTATGTNQTQDNFANVALVTSNSNEKANDQLVSATHRTIRRRCLDFEMANVQRKNSDENSNTGSSTSESDERNVANEKQLLPAKRNGDLQRGILQGIGLHLNALAALKEYKGIQIEKLSSGRQLSLPSSTSLQISTSQEHQNLSLVPVSSERELDPSDNGVQPAEDCSQPSAYMAGEDFNQNSPKKKRRKSETPGETEGCKRCNCKKSKCLKLYCECFAAGVYCIEPCSCQDCFNKPIHEDTVLQTRKQIESRNPLAFAPKVIRNSDSVPEIGDDPNKTPASARHKRGCNCKKSSCLKKYCECYQGGVGCSISCRCEGCKNAFGRKDGSASVGIETDPEETEATDKGVTEKALQKTEIQNTEDHPDSATVATPLRLSRPLLPLPFSSKGKPPRSFVTTISGSALFASQKLGKPNPLWSQAKHFQTVPDEEIPDILQGDSSPITCIKTSSPNGKRISSPNCDLGSSPSRRGGRRLILQSIPSFPSLTPHP; this is encoded by the exons ATGGACACGCCAGAGAGGAACCAGATCACCTCTACTCTCTCTAAGTTTGAG GATTCACCTGTTTTCAACTATATCAATAGTTTATCTCCTATAAAGCCCGTTAAGTCTGTTCCCATCAGTCAGACTTTCAATTCACTGAGCTTTTCGTCCCCTCCATCGGTTTTCACATCACCCCATGTCAGCTGTCTCAAGGAATCTAGATTCCTCCGGag ACATAACCCGTTGGGCACATCAAAGCCTAAGGTTCCTTCTGAAGATGTAATTAAAGTTCACTCAAGTGAAGAGACTCTTGCAGATTCTACACGTGCACACCATAACTCAAGTAAATTAGAGGAGGAAAACACTGGTAAAGGGATTTCAGTAAGAGATGCTTCAATCGAGCTATCTAGGGAGCACATAAAATTTTCAGATGAGCTACCGCAAgcgttaaaatataattgtggtAGCCCTGGCTTTGATCCTCCACCTTGTGGTGATGAGGCTAACTCTCTTTTGGAATTGCCTGGTGAGGCAGCAACAGATGTTGGCTATGTTCAGGAAGGCTGTAAAACTGACTCGGTAGAGGTTGAAGTGCGTCTTCAGGAAGTATGTCAGATGGAGCCAAAGAGTGAAGGTCCAGACTGTTATTGGGATAGTTTAATTCCTGATGCCCTGGATATGCTAATTTTTAATTCCCCAGGTGATGCAGAAGCTTTTAAGGGTCTAATGCACAAACCCTTGGCCTCTTCTATTCGACTCAATGAATTTATGTCTATGCTACCACATTCTACCATCAATAATGGTAGGAAAATGCACATTGTTGATTCAGATGCTTCTGGTTCTGCACCTGAAATTGAAGATCATTGTTCTGAGCTGATGACAGCCACAGGCACGAACCAAACACAAGATAATTTTGCCAATGTTGCTTTAGTGACTAGCAATTCAAATGAGAAAGCAAACGACCAG CTTGTTTCTGCCACTCACCGTACCATACGGAGGCGCTGTCTAGACTTTGAGATGGCCAATGTGCAAAGGAAGAACTCTGATGAGAATTCAAACACTGGTTCTAGTACATCTGAGTCTGATGAGAGGAATGTTGCTAATGAAAAGCAATTGCTTCCTGCAAAACGCAATGGGGATTTACAGAGGGGAATTTTGCAAGGAATTGGTCTACACTTGAATGCACTTGCTGCCTTAAAAGAATACAAGGGCATACaaattgaaaaattgtcttctggAAGACAACTCAGTCTGCCCAGCTCTACTTCTTTGCAAATCTCTACAAGCCAAGAACATCAGAATCTATCATTGGTACCTGTGTCATCTGAAAGAGAATTGGATCCATCAGACAATGGGGTTCAGCCTGCTGAAGATTGTTCCCAGCCATCAGCTTACATGGCTGGTGAAGACTTCAATCAGAACAGCCCCAAAAAGAAAAG GCGTAAGTCGGAGACACCAGGAGAAACCGAGGGCTGTAAACGCTGCAATTGCAAGAAATCAAAGTGTTTGAAGct TTATTGCGAGTGCTTTGCTGCTGGTGTCTACTGCATAGAACCCTGCTCCTGTCaggattgcttcaacaaacctATTCATGAAGACACTGTTCTTCAAACTCGCAAGCAGATTGAATCTCGTAACCCTCTTGCATTTGCTCCTAAAGTCATCAGAAATTCTGATTCTGTACCTGAAATTGGG GATGACCCAAATAAAACACCAGCTTCAGCACGACACAAGAGAGGATGCAACTGCAAAAAATCAAGCTGCCTAAAGAAATATTGTGAATGTTATCAG GGGGGTGTTGGTTGCTCCATTAGCTGTAGATGTGAAGGGTGCAAGAATGCTTTCGGTAGAAAGGATG GTTCTGCTTCTGTAGGCATAGAAACTGATCCAGAAGAAACAGAAGCCACTGACAAGGGTGTGACAGAAAAAGCTTTACAGAAAACTGAAATTCAGAATACTGAAGATCATCCCGATTCTGCTACTGTGGCAACACCATTACGGCTTTCCAG ACCATTGCTTCCATTGCCTTTTTCATCAAAGGGAAAGCCACCAAGATCTTTTGTTACAACCATCTCTGGCTCTGCATTGTTTGCCAGCCAAAAGCTTGGGAAACCAAACCCTCTTTGGTCTCAAGCTAAGCATTTTCAAACTGTTCCAGATGAAGAAATACCGGATATTCTGCAAGGTGATAGCTCTCCTATCACTTGCATCAAAACCTCTTCTCCAAATGGCAAGAGGATCTCCTCACCTAACTGTGACTTGGGATCATCTCCTAGTCGCAGAGGTGGCAGGAGGTTGATATTACAATCCATTCCTTCATTTCCTTCTCTCACCCCTCACCCTTAG
- the LOC114367641 gene encoding FCS-Like Zinc finger 8-like, which translates to MAFSSSSPSIPEKYKKLVSSFFCSPKLFANFTSKVLCETEAMMSPTYILDTKPFSGLKNPFRSETNSPRTPVCEHKRCWDKLDSKGLVDALGEITSKSQSRMILFGSQLKIQNHPPLPHATLSPKSAFGCANSAFETSKSPRVFSASEMELSEDYTRVISHGPNPRTTHIYDNCIVESGCFDVGCSSSPLENVFLPPHISYPSESFMSFCFYCNKNLGQDMDIYMYRGERAFCSRECRNQGMLLEEGMIKLEGGDMYMGHS; encoded by the exons ATGGCATTTTCTAGTTCCTCACCATCTATACCAGAAAAATACAAGAAACTCGTATCATCTTTCTTCTGTTCTCCAAAGCTATTCGCCAATTTCACATCCAAAGTGTTGTGTGAAACTGAGGCTATGATGAGTCCAACCTACATACTTGACACCAAGCCCTTCTCTGGCTTGAAGAACCCTTTTCGGTCAGAAACAAACAGCCCCAGAACCCCAGTTTGTGAACACAAGCGTTGTTGGGATAAGTTGGATTCAAAGGGGCTTGTTGATGCTCTTGGTGAAATAACATCAAAGTCACAAAGCAGAATGATTCTGTTTGGATCCCAGCTCAAGATTCAGAATCATCCTCCCCTGCCTCATGCAACACTTTCTCCTAAATCTGCTTTTGGGTGTGCCAATTCAGCTTTTGAAACCTCCAAATCTCCGAGAGTTTTCTCTGCTAGTGAAATGgagctttcagaggactacactcgAGTGATTTCCCACGGGCCTAACCCTAGAACTACTCACATATATGATAACTGCATCGTTGAGAGTGGTTGTTTTGATGTTGGATGCTCTTCTTCTCCCTTGGAAAATGTGTTTCTTCCTCCTCACATCAGCTATCCCTCCGAGAGCTTCATGAGCTTCTGTTTTTACTGCAACAAAAATCTTGGGCAGGATATGGACATCTACATGTACAG GGGTGAGAGGGCATTTTGCAGCCGTGAATGCCGTAACCAGGGAATGCTGTTGGAGGAGGGGATGATCAAATTGGAAGGTGGAGATATGTATATGGGTCATAGTTGA
- the LOC114367609 gene encoding protein NETWORKED 1A-like, which translates to MATLSHSESLRSYSWWWDSHLPKNSKWLQENLADIDTKVKAMIKLIDEEADSFARRAEMYYKKRPELMKLVEEFYRAYRALAERYDHAMGELRHAHKTMAEAFPNQAHYMLTDDSQGVESHTPGVPCPNYSESEHAEKADSEVQTLRKALAKIQSDKDAIFLQYQKSMEKLSEMERDLNKAQKDAGGLDERASKAEIETRVLQEALAHLKSDNEASQVQYNQCLESIAKLETLLSLAQLDVKEFDERASKAEIEAKNLKQELGQLEAQKDAGLLRYKQCVEKISVLEAKITLAEENSRMLNEQLERAELEVKALRKDLAELNEEKESLAVLYHQCLEKISKMENEILLAQENSEKLNREIEKGAEKLKTSEEHCDMLEKSNQSLRLEAENLLQKIAMKDQALLEKHAEIERLQTLVHEEHSHFLEIESTLQTLQKLYSKSQQEQGSLVMELKYGLQLLKDLEFPKQGFKEEMQENVEENRILNELTFSSTRSLLRRQQTEISKLKEIKEKLERELVVNSEENNALQQEAHQIKNDIQLLNNKYHAMLEQLQTLGLDPKCFAASVKDLQNENSNLKEVCKMERNEKEALHEKSKDMDELLIENAFMEFSLSRLNDELDGLRVTVRKSQESCQVLQEEKSTVFDEKSALLSQLQIVTESMQKLLEKNALLEKSLSDSKIELEGLKAKSTDLEEFCKLLNDEKYNLLNERSILVSQLESVEAKLRNLEKLFTKLEEKYADSEKEKESTGNQVEELRASFLVQKEKHANHKHLSEVRLTNLENLFHALQEELWLGKIEFEKEVDKAVNAQMEMFILQSCIEDLEQKNLALLTECEKHVEASKFSNKVISELETENFMQLMEEEFLLHEIRKLKMAIHQVCGALQIDPYGVHDKGIKQEEMPILHILDNIEGLKSSYVKSQEEKQKLLVENSVLLTSLEQNRSDREKMESEKKIMEQEFESMRQKNAMLQKEKVELLEKNRQLRTEVANGEERDNASQYKLATLHAELIDLQTKNQVFQEENSMMLEEKNSLLRSVLDLKDAMSVAEDENSVILHEVLALSNLNLVYESFLTQKVIEQKALSEHLSSNLSRLNSDLNQELGVLRKKFELKEEESVYLNEATKSLDKELREIKNANCRLSHQVENSENLLKKKDIELLEMETRLKAAEKLNGEFCRYIEELKMDQEESRLIRENLDRQILELSENCMNQKREIEHFNEENRSFQSMMRSLLHEVEQHKVREQALNTELQDKTNECQLCEAEAASFYLELQISSISEELLKGKVTELTGVFKRLDDESAGKGLLIEQMIERISLLEKEIRGLKGQLSAYTPMITSLKEDLASLEHTYFLLTNKTFAVGNGEQKDVAIETCLQEELSYQSLKGSESSLTPDGVADLLSMQTRIRVVEKFMMDELERRVKKESLTANVKAEAVTEMNEHSNLEVGTYPEIDDRKVVMKIKKDNSKRGHNAWRTKSQKRLIMIDIPLDDYKDDPDFNKYGKRDHTRIDNHMLELCETDQHDVTEENKQNSVSLEDVITCHESERCQNYSSELETEKELGVDKLELWKTRKETTSEDSKRKILERLASDSQRLAILKMTLQDLKKKPETQKKSSKVNEIEYETVKRHIEDVEEAVMKQIGIYDQLAKDTEECTSSSSDTSTMQLEKQGGQTQRKKLTEQARRGSEQIGRLQFEVQNIQYILLKLADVKNNKCKNKNSRPTGVLLKDFIRIGRKNSRRRRKGCVCGCSRPSTNED; encoded by the exons ATGGCAACCTTGTCTCATTCCGAGTCTCTGCGCTCGTATTCTTGGTGGTGGGATAGCCACCTaccaaagaattcaaaatggcTTCAGGAAAACCTTGCAG ACATAGATACCAAAGTTaaagcaatgatcaagctgattGATGAGGAAGCAGATTCATTTGCAAGGAGGGCAGAAATGTACTATAAGAAGCGTCCGGAGCTCATGAAATTAGTGGAGGAGTTCTACCGAGCATACCGTGCTTTAGCAGAGAGATACGATCATGCAATGGGAGAGCTACGCCATGCCCACAAAACAATGGCAGAAGCATTTCCCAACCAAGCACATTACATGCTGACCGATGATTCGCAGGGTGTTGAATCACACACTCCAGGAGTGCCTTGTCCAAATTATTCCGAGTCTGAGCATGCAGAGAAAGCAGATAGTGAAGTTCAAACCTTGAGGAAAGCCCTGGCCAAAATACAGTCTGACAAGGATGCTATCTTTCTTCAGTATCAGAAGAGTATGGAGAAGTTATCCGAAATGGAAAGAGATCTTAATAAGGCACAAAAAGATGCTGGAGGCCTTGATGAAAGAGCAAGTAAAGCAGAAATTGAAACTAGAGTGTTGCAGGAAGCACTGGCACATCTAAAGTCTGACAACGAAGCTAGTCAAGTTCAGTACAACCAGTGCCTAGAAAGTATAGCTAAACTGGAGACTCTGTTATCTCTTGCCCAGCTGGATGTCAAGGAATTTGATGAGAGAGCTTCTAAGGCTGAAATTGAAGCCAAAAATCTAAAGCAAGAACTAGGCCAGTTGGAAGCTCAGAAGGATGCTGGTCTTCTTAGATACAAGCAGTGTGTTGAAAAGATTTCAGTTTTGGAGGCCAAGATAACCCTTGCTGAGGAGAATTCCAGGATGTTAAATGAGCAACTTGAAAGAGCAGAACTGGAAGTTAAAGCGCTTAGAAAAGATCTTGCTGAACTGAATGAAGAGAAAGAATCTTTAGCTGTCCTTTACCATCAATGCTTGGAGAAGATATCTAAAATGGAGAATGAAATTTTGCTTGCCCAAGAAAATTCTGAAAAACTAAATAGAGAAATTGAGAAAGGGGCTGAAAAACTCAAGACTTCTGAAGAACATTGTGATATGTTGGAGAAATCGAATCAATCTCTTCGACTAGAAGCTGAAAATCTGCTGCAGAAGATAGCTATGAAGGATCAAGCACTTTTAGAGAAGCATGCTGAGATAGAGAGGCTGCAGACTCTAGTGCATGAAGAGCATTCTCACTTTCTTGAGATTGAATCTACTCTACAGACTCTGCAGAAGTTGTACTCTAAGTCACAACAGGAGCAAGGAAGTCTTGTTATGGAGCTTAAATATGGGCTTCAGTTGTTGAAGGATTTGGAGTTTCCGAAACAGGGTTTTAAGGAAGAAATGCAAGAGAATGTGGAAGAAAACAGGATCCTGAATGAACTTACTTTCTCTTCCACTAGGTCGTTATTAAGAAGGCAGCAAACAGAAATCTCTAAATTAAAGGAGATCAAAGAGAAACTGGAACGAGAGCTTGTTGTAAACTCTGAAGAAAACAATGCCCTCCAGCAGGAAGCTCATCAAATAAAGAATGATATCCAGCTCttgaataataaatatcatGCTATGCTGGAACAACTACAGACTTTAGGTTTGGATCCTAAATGTTTTGCAGCATCTGTGAAAGATTTACAAAATGAGAACTCAAATCTAAAGGAGGTCTGCAAGATGGAACGTAATGAGAAAGAAGCTCTTCATGAAAAGTCAAAGGATATGGATGAACTTTTGATTGAGAATGCCTTTATGGAATTTTCCCTCTCAAGATTAAATGATGAATTAGATGGATTAAGAGTAACAGTGAGGAAATCTCAAGAGTCTTGCCAAGTTCTCCAGGAAGAAAAATCTACGGTCTTTGATGAGAAATCAGCTCTACTTTCACAGTTACAAATAGTCACTGAAAGTATGCAGAAACTATTGGAGAAGAATGCCTTGTTGGAGAAGTCCCTCTCTGATTCAAAGATTGAGCTGGAAGGTTTGAAGGCTAAATCAACTGACTTGGAAGAATTCTGCAAGTTGCTAAATGATGAGAAGTACAATCTTCTAAATGAAAGAAGCATCCTGGTATCTCAGTTGGAAAGTGTTGAGGCTAAACTAAGAAACCTGGAAAAGTTGTTTaccaaattagaagaaaaatatgcTGACTcggagaaggaaaaagaaagcacgGGCAATCAAGTAGAAGAGCTCCGTGCTTCATTTTTGGTGCAAAAGGAAAAGCATGCAAATCATAAACACTTGAGTGAAGTCCGACTGACAAATTTGGAgaatctttttcatgcactacaGGAAGAACTGTGGTTGGGGAAGattgaatttgaaaaagaagTTGACAAAGCTGTAAATGCTCAGATGGAGATGTTCATTTTGCAAAGTTGTATAGAAGATCTGGAGCAGAAGAACTTGGCCTTGTTAACTGAATGTGAAAAGCATGTTGAGGCATCAAAATTTTCTAACAAAGTTATCTCTGAGTTGGAGACTGAAAACTTTATGCAACTGATGGAAGAAGAGTTTTTGTTACATGAAATTAGAAAGCTTAAAATGGCTATTCATCAAGTGTGTGGGGCTCTTCAGATTGATCCATACGGTGTGCACGACAAAGGAATCAAGCAAGAGGAAATGCCAATATTGCATATTTTAGACAACATTGAGGGCTTGAAAAGTTCTTATGTGAAAAGCCAAGAGGAGAAGCAGAAGCTCCTTGTAGAGAATTCTGTCCTCCTAACTTCACTTGAGCAAAATCGATCTGATAGAGAAAAAATGGAGTCAGAGAAAAAGATCATGGAGCAAGAGTTTGAGAGCATGAGACAGAAGAATGCAATGTTGCAGAAAGAGAAGGTTGAACTTCTAGAGAAGAACAGGCAACTGAGGACTGAAGTAGCCAATGGAGAAGAAAGAGACAATGCATCACAGTACAAATTGGCAACCCTGCATGCGGAGTTGATAGATTTGCAGACAAAAAATCAAGTGTTTCAGGAAGAAAATAGTATGATGCTTGAGGAGAAAAATTCACTGCTTAGGAGTGTTTTGGACCTCAAAGATGCAATGTCCGTGGCTGAAGATGAAAACAGTGTAATACTCCATGAGGTACTAGCTCTAAGCAACCTCAACTTGGTTTATGAGAGCTTTCTCACCCAGAAAGTCATCGAACAAAAAGCTCTTTCTGAACATCTCAGCAGCAATCTTAGCCGTTTAAACAGTGACCTCAATCAGGAACTTGGTGTGTTAAGGAAGAAGTTTGAGctgaaagaagaagagagtgtTTATCTGAATGAGGCTACTAAGAGCTTGGATAAAGAGCTGCGGGAAATCAAAAATGCAAATTGTCGTTTAAGTCATCAAGTTGAAAATTCAGAGAATCTTCTCAAGAAGAAAGACATAGAGCTGCTAGAAATGGAGACAAGGCTGAAGGCTGCAGAGAAATTGAATGGGGAGTTTTGTAGATATATTGAGGAGCTGAAGATggatcaagaagaatcaagattgatcAGAGAAAACCTAGACAGGCAGATTCTTGAACTATCAGAAAATTGCATGAATCAGAAAAGAGAAATTGAACACTTTAATGAAGAAAATAGAAGCTTTCAGTCCATGATGAGATCATTACTTCATGAAGTTGAACAACACAAGGTTAGAGAACAAGCACTGAATACAGAGTTGCAGGACAAAACAAATGAATGCCAACTTTGTGAGGCTGAGGCAGCTTCGTTCTATTTGGAGCTTCAGATTTCATCCATTAGTGAAGAACTGCTGAAAGGCAAGGTCACTGAGCTTACTGGAGTTTTCAAGAGACTTGATGATGAAAGTGCTGGAAAAGGCTTGTTGATTGAACAAATGATAGAAAGAATCAGTTTACTGGAAAAGGAAATTAGAGGACTGAAGGGGCAGTTATCTGCATATACTCCAATGATTACTTCTTTGAAAGAGGATTTGGCATCTCTAGAGCACACTTACTTTCTTTTGACCAATAAAACTTTTGCTGTAGGCAACGGAGAACAGAAG GATGTAGCCATTGAGACTTGTCTCCAAGAAGAACTTAGCTATCAAAGTTTAAAAGGAAGTGAAAGCTCCTTAACACCAGATGGGGTTGCAGATTTGCTGAGCATGCAGACGAGGATTAGAGTAGTTGAAAAGTTTATGATGGATGAACTTGAAAGACGTGTGAAGAAGGAAAGTTTGACCGCAAATGTCAAAGCAGAAGCTGTAACAGAAATGAATGAGCATTCAAATTTGGAAGTTGGCACATATCCAGAAATTGACGACAGAAAAGTGGTGATGAAAATTAAGAAAGACAACAGCAAACGAGGCCATAATGCATGGAGGACAAAATCTCAGAAAAGGTTAATAATGATAGACATTCCTCTTGATGACTACAAGGATGATCCAGACTTCAACAAGTATGGCAAGAGAGATCACACTAGGATTGATAATCATATGCTTGAGTTATGTGAAACTGATCAGCATGATGTTACTGAAGAAAATAAACAGAATTCTGTTTCACTAGAGGATGTAATTACATGCCATGAGTCAGAAAGATGCCAAAATTACTCTTCAGAATTGGAGACAGAGAAGGAATTAGGGGTTGACAAGCTAGAGTTATGGAAGACTCGAAAAGAGACAACAAGTGAAGATAGCAAGAGGAAAATTCTGGAGAGGCTTGCCTCTGATTCTCAGAGGCTTGCCATTCTTAAAATGACACTGCAAGACTTGAAGAAGAAACCGGAGACACAGAAGAAAAGCAGCAAGGTAAATGAGATTGAGTATGAAACAGTAAAAAGACATATAGAAGATGTTGAGGAAGCTGTCATGAAACAAATAGGCATATATGATCAACTGGCAAAGGATACTGAAGAGTGCACATCCTCATCTTCGGACACAAGCACAATGCAGTTGGAAAAGCAAGGAGGACAAACGCAAAGAAAAAAGCTAACAGAACAAGCTCGAAGAGGTTCTGAACAGATAGGAAGGTTGCAGTTTGAGGTGCAGAACATCCAGTATATTCTGCTCAAACTGGCTGATGTGAAGAACAAcaaatgcaaaaacaaaaactctAGACCAACAGGTGTGTTGCTGAAGGACTTTATTCGCATTGGAAGGAAAAATAGCAGAAGGCGCCGTAAGGGGTGTGTTTGTGGATGTTCAAGGCCTTCAACTAATGAGGACTAA